A region from the Vicia villosa cultivar HV-30 ecotype Madison, WI linkage group LG3, Vvil1.0, whole genome shotgun sequence genome encodes:
- the LOC131655981 gene encoding serine carboxypeptidase 1-like, with protein sequence MIYRNQVESKMKKVSLYACLLLNLTLFAIVPYSKASQADKLDELILSRSSQNPPKTLSWEEEDTVKTQSSSSAYVVPPQEEQRLADKIVTLPGQPNGVNFDQYSGYVTVDHEAGRELFYYFVESPYNSSTNPLVLWLNGGPGCSSLGYGAFEELGPFRINSNGKTLYRNPYAWNEVANVLFLESPAGVGFSYSNTTSDYDKSGDKTTAKDAYVFLINWLERFPQYKTRDFYITGESYAGHYVPQLASTILHNNKLFNQTIINLKGISIGNAWVDDATGSKGLYDYFWTHALNSDQTHELIDKYCDFTSQNDSAICANATAKALIEKGKIDFYNIYAPQCHDSSLKNGSTGYVSNDFDPCSDYYGIAYLNTPEVQKALHAKPTNWSHCGDLITKWNDSPITILPTIKYLIDSGIRLWIYSGDTDARVPVTTSRYAINTFKLPINSAWRPWYSGKEIGGYVVGYKGLTFVTVRGAGHLVPSWQPARALTLISSFIYGILPPVSPSN encoded by the exons ATGATATATAGAAACCAAGTTGAGAGCAAGATGAAGAAGGTTTCTCTTTATGCTTGTTTATTACTCAACTTGACTCTTTTCGCTATTGTTCCATATAGCAAGGCTAGTCAAGCTGATAAACTTGATGAGTTGATTCTGTCTAGAAGCTCCCAGAATCCTCCGAAGACTCTTTCATGGGAAGAAGAAGATACAGTGAAAACACAGTCTTCTTCATCTGCTTATGTTGTACCTCCTCAAGAGGAGCAAAGACTAGCTGACAAGATTGTCACATTGCCTGGTCAACCCAATGGAGTTAATTTTGACCAATACTCAGGCTATGTCACAGTTGATCATGAGGCTGGAAGAGAACTTTTCTACTATTTTGTGGAATCTCCATATAACTCATCAACTAACCCTTTAGTATTGTGGCTCAATGGAG GACCTGGTTGTTCCTCACTCGGATATGGAGCCTTTGAGGAGCTAGGACCCTTCAGAATCAACTCTAATGGAAAAACTCTATACCGGAACCCATATGCTTGGAATGAAG TTGCAAATGTACTTTTCTTGGAATCTCCAGCAGGAGTAGGCTTTTCCTACTCAAACACAACTTCTGACTACGACAAATCAGGAGATAAGACAACTGCCAAGGATGCTTATGTCTTCCTTATCAACTGGTTGGAGAGATTTCCGCAATACAAAACAAGAGATTTTTACATAACTGGAGAGAGTTATGCTGGTCACTATGTTCCTCAACTTGCATCCACTATTCTTCACAACAATAAACTCTTTAATCAAACCATTATCAACCTTAAAGGAATTTCA ATAGGGAATGCTTGGGTTGATGATGCTACAGGTTCAAAGGGGTTATATGACTACTTTTGGACTCATGCTTTAAATTCAGATCAAACTCATGAGTTGATTGACAAGTACTGTGACTTCACTTCTCAAAATGATTCAGCAATATGTGCCAATGCAACCGCAAAGGCCTTAATTGAAAAAGGAAAGATAGATTTCTATAACATCTATGCTCCACAGTGTCATGATTCTTCTCTCAAAAATGGTTCAACTGGTTATGTAAGTAATGATTTTGACCCTTGTTCTGATTACTATGGTATTGCCTATCTAAATACACCAGAGGTTCAAAAGGCTCTTCATGCAAAACCTACAAATTGGAGTCATTGCGG TGATCTTATTACTAAATGGAATGACAGTCCAATCACCATCCTACCCACCATCAAGTATTTGATCGATAGCGGCATTAGATTATGGATATACAG TGGCGATACAGATGCAAGAGTTCCGGTCACAACTTCAAGATACGCAATCAATACTTTTAAACTTCCTATCAACTCCGCTTGGCGTCCATGGTACTCCGGAAAAGAG ATTGGAGGATATGTGGTGGGGTACAAAGGATTAACATTTGTTACAGTAAGAGGAGCAGGTCATCTTGTTCCAAGCTGGCAGCCGGCACGAGCTTTGACATTGATCTCGTCATTCATCTATGGAATTCTACCTCCTGTTTCACCATCAAATTAG
- the LOC131655982 gene encoding serine carboxypeptidase 1-like, which translates to MKKVSLYACLLLNLTLLAIVPYSKASQADKLDELILSRSSQNPPKTFTWAAEDALQTQSSSSAYVVPPQEEQRLADKIVTLPGQPYGVNFDHYSGYVTVDHETGKELFYYFVESPSNSSDKPLILWLNGGPGCSSLGYGAFEELGPFRINSDGKTLYRNPYAWNEVANILFLESPAGVGFSYSNTASDYEKSGDKTTAKDAYIFLINWLERFPEYKTRDFYLTGESYAGHYVPQLASTILYNNKLSNQTIINLKGISIGNAWIDDATSLKGLFDYFWTHALNSDQTHELIDKYCDFTSENVSAICVNATTKALIEKGKIDFYNIYAPLCHDSSLKNGSTGYVSNEFDPCSDYYGIAYLNTPEVQKALHAKPTNWTHCTRVIHTWKDSPVTILPTIKYLIDSGIKLWIYSGDTDARVPVTSSRYSINTLKLPINSAWRPWYSGQEIGGYVVGYKGLTFVTVRGAGHLVPSWQPERALTLISSFIDGILPPVSPSN; encoded by the exons ATGAAGAAGGTTTCTCTTTATGCTTGTTTATTACTCAACTTGACTCTTTTGGCTATTGTTCCATATAGCAAGGCTAGTCAAGCTGATAAACTTGATGAGTTGATTCTGTCTAGAAGCTCACAGAATCCTCCCAAGACTTTTACTTGGGCAGCTGAAGATGCATTGCAAACACAGTCTTCTTCATCTGCTTATGTTGTACCTCCTCAAGAGGAGCAAAGGCTAGCTGACAAGATTGTCACATTGCCTGGTCAACCCTATGGAGTTAATTTTGATCATTACTCTGGTTATGTCACAGTTGATCATGAGACTGGAAAAGAACTTTTCTATTATTTTGTGGAGTCTCCCTCTAACTCTTCCGATAAACCTTTAATATTGTGGCTCAATGGAG GACCTGGTTGTTCTTCACTAGGGTATGGAGCCTTTGAGGAGCTAGGACCCTTCAGAATCAACTCTGATGGAAAAACTCTATACCGTAATCCATATGCTTGGAATGAAG TTGCAAATATACTTTTCTTGGAATCTCCAGCAGGAGTAGGCTTTTCCTACTCAAACACCGCTTCTGACTATGAAAAATCAGGAGATAAGACAACTGCCAAGGATGCCTATATCTTCCTAATCAACTGGTTGGAGAGATTTCCAGAGTACAAAACAAGAGATTTTTACCTAACTGGAGAGAGTTATGCTGGCCACTATGTTCCTCAGCTTGCATCCACTATTCTTTACAACAATAAGCTCTCTAACCAAACCATTATTAACCTCAAAGGCATTTCT aTAGGAAATGCTTGGATTGATGATGCTACAAGTTTAAAAGGGCTATTTGATTACTTTTGGACTCATGCTTTGAACTCAGATCAAACTCATGAGTTGATCGACAAGTACTGTGACTTCACTTCCGAAAATGTTTCAGCAATATGTGTCAATGCAACCACAAAGGCCTTAAtcgagaaaggaaaaatagatttCTATAACATCTATGCTCCACTTTGTCATGATTCTTCTCTCAAAAATGGCTCAACTGGTTATGTAAGCAATGAATTTGACCCTTGTTCTGATTACTATGGTATTGCCTATCTAAATACACCAGAGGTCCAAAAGGCTCTTCATGCAAAACCTACAAATTGGACCCATTGCAC TCGTGTTATTCATACCTGGAAAGACAGTCCAGTTACCATCCTTCCCACCATCAAGTACCTCATTGACAGTGGCATTAAATTATGGATATACAG TGGTGATACAGATGCAAGGGTACCAGTTACATCTTCAAGATATTCAATCAACACTCTTAAGCTTCCTATCAACTCTGCTTGGCGTCCATGGTACTCCGGACAAGAG ATTGGAGGATATGTTGTGGGATACAAAGGACTGACATTTGTGACAGTAAGAGGAGCAGGACATCTTGTTCCAAGCTGGCAGCCGGAACGAGCTTTGACTTTGATCTCATCATTCATCGATGGAATTCTGCCACCTGTTTCACCATCAAACTAA